CAACAGAGGTGGGATGGAAAATTGTAAGCTTGAGGAAGTGCCACTAGGGTCAGAAAGTGTAAATGACACAAACCTTGTTAACTTAGTTGATTATTTGCTCAATGTGTTTTTCAGGAACATAAGTTCAATGCTAGTATTTGGTGAGAAGCGGAAAGTTGATTCATGATGAAATGGTCCAATGCTTGAGCTTTTGTAACAAGCAATTGTGACTAGCAGATATGATAATTAATACTCCATCTGTCACATAATATAAGGGACTTTTCCCAtcaaatttgtcccaaaatataagggattttaggaTCCCAAGACATACTCCACCTACCAACTTTTATACTAGTTTATTCCTCCACCATCTACTTTTATACTAATTTAATCTCCCATCTACTAACTTTTATACTACTTTATTCTTGATAGGAAAAATAAATTATCCAAATCTATGGATCATATGCACGATCAAGGTACACAAAACCTGTCGTTTGGTCTATTCCTCCTATGCTTCGTTGATGTAGTAGTGGCCTTTTTTTTTGCTGGAAGTTTGGTACGATGTCATGCATATCCACATTTTGCAACACTGCTTCTTTTCTTTAGATGAATATATATTGAAAGGTTAGGCACAATTAGATTGTTTAACGCCACTGCAGCCAGCAATAATGATAATATCAAAATGTGACTAGAGAGTTAATTAACTAACTGTTTTCAGCTTCCTGGTAGGTATCATTTAGCTTGCGCTTCGTTGCCTCTAGTCGCAAATCAGCTATGTTGGTGTTGTTTCTCTTCCCTATACCTACCTTGCAGCCTTGTAATATTGTTGCTTGCCTTTCCAACTTCTAAAACCAAATCACACGACTATTAAAGCCTTTCGAAGAATCACAACAAATTAGTGATTAGCACATTAAATATGAAGTTACACTCACATGATTAGGGAGTGGCTTCCTGACAACAACAAAAGGAGGTTGTTCTATTATGGTTGTAGCATGTTGTGTTTGGTTTCATGCCAGTACAatgtttatttttagtttcttcACCAAGTTGACTGCTCGATGTGTATTCATTATGTGTGGATTTATTAGGCTTGGTTGTTATTACACCAGACCTAGAGAACTTGATATGTGATCTTGGCCCTTGTGTTTTTCCTACCTGTAGCTTTGTTTGTCTTAATGTTGGGGCTTGTCTTGTTGGTAAACCTTGGATCTAGGGGATAGTATTTACGTTAGGATATGTTGTTTTGTTCCATAGGTTTGCTTGCCTCATATTGGAGGTTCGTGTTGTCCTGATAAATCTTGTCACTTGTACACTATGTTTTCATCAACATTTGTTATTGGTTGTGCAATCTCCATTTTGTACCCATAACCACAATCATTTTCAGCGTAGTGTATTAGAACTATTACATGATATGCAATCCTATTAATTTCTTGTGTGGCAAGTCATCCTGGGGAAGAAAAAAACATTACCATTGTCTACTCATGCATTCTCCCAGGATCTGCTCAACATAGTTTCGTGAGTATTTTCCTTGCATTTCTGACTACTTGCACTGATTATTGTTACATGTCCGAGGATTCAAAGCTATGCATGAATTCCAACTTCTTACATTTCTTGCTTCCTAGGATGGGATCTCCTTAAGCTTGTTGAGCGTCACATTGCCAGTTCAGTAATATTTGCATttatttctgtaaaaaaaatattatgggaAATCTTGGTTTAAAACTTCAGACTCCATTTGAATACTTTGTATGTGGCTTGTTTTTGTTTATGTTCAATTATCTTTAGTATTTTTGTGAGGTGCCATATAACGTCTGGTGGGAAAGATTTCAGATACCCTAGATGTTGGATGTGTCGTGTTGCCTCTGTGGCTTGACAGCATGTAGATGCATCCGAATGGATCAATTTAACAATTTCTATTCAGTTCTACACACTCTTTCCTATGCAGACTTCTGAAACGACCTTGGAGAGCAGCTGTACAATTGAAGATATTAATCGATTGGAACTGGAAGGTTATAGATGTGCAAAACATCGGGttctacttcctctgtcccaaaaaaagtgAATCTAGAACGGGATGTGACATgtcctaatacaacgaatctaaacAATCACATCCAGtattaggttgtttttttttgagacggagggaatacATTAGTGGTTTAGAGTGTGTTTGAGTTCCAAGAATGTGTATATACACAAAATAATGTGTTTTACACTATGAGAATGTCTGATAAATAGTGTGCTTCACACTGAGTGTGTCTCAGTTGCAAGAATATGTACGCAAAATAATGTGTTCTACACTAAATCACTAACGTGTGTCTGAGTTGCAAGAATATGTACGCAAAATAATGTGTTCTACACTAGGATGTCTGAGTTTCATGAATATGTGCAAAACAATGTGTGCACAACACATTGTTTCCACCGCCCACTACACAagtgtactagtagtatatatgcAGTAAAAacactttcaactttttctcaCTAAAAGTTATTGACAGTAACCATCCATGCCtagattatttttaaattttcaactttgtaATTTAGATTTTCAATTgccatctcttttttttctctctgccTTTCCTAACACCATCACGACTCCGACTCCGTAGAGACGCCGAGTTCGCCACGAACTCGGCCAGCGCGCGCGGCCTCATAAAtctgggcgcgcgcgcgcggcacgGCGCCGCGACACGAACTcgaccaagaagaagaagagcacccggccatggcggccacgtcggcggtgaccaccaccaccggcgcgCGGTGGCGGAGCTGGGCGTTCGCCAACATGGGCACGCTGCTCGCCCACTTCGGCTCGctctccttcttcctcggcccgctcctcgccgcgtacgcgccgcggcggctgctgctcacCTACTTCAacctcttcctccgccgccgcgcgcggcggctgctCAACGCCGTCGACCCATACATCACCGTCGACATCTCCGagtgccccgccgccgcgcgctacTACTCGAGGTACGACCCCGTGGACGCCCGCGACACCACCTACGACGAGGCGAAGGCGTACCTGAGCGCCACGTGCTCGTCCGAGGCCCGCGAGCTCCACGCCGAGGGcgccgaggagggcgacggGCTGGTCATCAGCATGCGCGACGGCCAGGACGTCGCCGACGAGTTCGGCGGCGCGACGATGTGGTggtcgtcggtggcggcggagcagcaggcggcgccgccgccgccgcagggggcggcggagcggcggtgccTCCGCCTCACGTTCCAcatgcgccaccgccgcctcgtcgtcgacgagTACCTCCCCCACGTCCGCCGCGAGGGCCGCGAGGTGCTCTtcagcagccggcggcggcggctctacaCCAACAACAAGATGTCGGAGTACGCGTCGTACTCCGACGAGAAGGCGTGGAGCTACGTCGACTTCGACCACCCGACGACCTTCGAGACGCTGGCCATGGAGCCGGCCAAGAAGAAGGCGATCATGGACGACCTCGACGCGTTCCGGCGGAGCAGGGAGTTCTACCGCCGCACCGGCAAGCCGTGGAAGCGCGGCTACCTCCTGCACGGCCCGCCCGGCACCGGCAAGTCCACCAtggtcgccgccatggccaactACCTCGACTACGACATCTACGACGTCGAGCTCACCGTCGtcggcaacaacaacaacctccgcaagctcctcatCGAGACGACGAGCAAgtccatcatcgtcatcgaggACATCGACTGCTCCCTCGACATCACCGGCGACCGCGCCGCGCGGcggtcgcggccgccgccgtcgtacaGGGACGGCCACGACCGCCGCTCCAGCGACGTCACCCTCTCCGGCCTCCTCAACTTCATCGACGGGCTCTggtcggcgtgcggcggcgagcgcatCGTCGTGTTCACCACCAACCACCTCGACAAGCTCGATCCGGCGCTCATCCGCCGCGGCCGCATGGACATGCACATCGAGATGTCCTACTGCGGCTTCGAGGCGTTCAAGACGCTCGCCAAGAACTACCTCGACGTCGACGCCCACCACCTGTTCGACGCCGTCGAGGAGCTCCTCCGGGATGTCAACCTcacgccggccgacgtcgccgagtGCCTCATGACGGCCAGGCGCTCCGGCTCCGACGACACCTCCTGCCTCGAGATCTGCGTCGACGAGCTCAAGAagagggcggaggagagggcaaaggaggaggccgaggcgaaggcgagagaggaggccgaggcGAAGGCCATGGCGGAGTTCGAGGAGAAGGCGAAGGAGAAGGCTTTGGCCAAAGCCAAGGCAGTGGTGgacgcagccgcagccgcggcggcggcagcggcgacgacggcgacggcgaagccaAACGCAAccaaggaggaggaagaagaagaagaagaagaagaagaagaagaagaagaagatagcCAAGAAGAATCTTCTGCTGATACAGGACAATTCACCGAATAATTCAGAATCATCGCGTAGTTATGATGAAAActaatcaaaatatattttgtatttTGTTCTACTAATTTGTCAATTCTACAATGTACAGGCAAATCAGTCTTTTGATGACTTGATCTAACTCTTGATCAAGCAAGATCTTTCAGAAATTTTTGTGCTTGTTCTTAGTTCTTGTTTGTTGCTGATGTCCGTGCATTTTAGCTTGTCCTGTATTGACATGTTAAactcaatcatttttttttggtattttgTTCTACTGATCATTGAATAGCTATGATGCAAACTCAATcaaaattttgtattttgttCTACTGGTTTGTCAATTTCTACAAAGTACACGCAAATCAGTCTTTTGATCTAACTCTTGATCAAGCAAGATTATCTTTCAGAAATTTTTGTGCTTGTTTTGGTTTTGTTTGTTGCTGATCATGTCTTAGGACAAAAGGCGTGTCTTGTCTTGACTTGTTATATAGCTGGTCTCCCTAGATTTTTAAGTGATATTCTTGGGCGAAATTGCTTAGCAACTACTCCTAGTATAATACTACCATTGCATGTCATTCAATCAGAAGTTATATCGAGAGATTATAATCTGGGAAAGATTTTGAAAGAACCAGCAAAGTTGGTTTTATATTATAGAGAGAGAAAAACTGTAAGGGGGTGCGGTGTAGTACTTGAAAAGCACTTCCCACCTACATTAAGAAGAAAATAAGAACTACTCTCGCGATATTACATTCTGTACTCCTTTGGCGCCTGCCATTCCCCATAGCTGCAGCTCGTCGACAATCTTGCCTGCAATCGCCGGCGGCGTTGACTCCGTGCTTCGGAAGATACGGTTATTTCTTTCCATCCAAATTTCCCAATGCACAGTCAGGAAAGCGGAGCATAGCCCTTTTTTCTGTATTTTCTCTGCATTGCCTGTTTGGTTGCGCCACCATTCGAGTAGTGTTGGAAGCACCGTGGCCTAATCTGGCTCCGAATCTGTTGCACAAAAGGACATTCTTTAAATAGGTGTTGGGCGGTCTCAAGGTCTCTGAAACACAGCTGACAGAAATAGTTGTTTGGCTATCCTTGGCATTGTAGTTGATCAGTCGTCTATATCATGCCATCCTGGTGTCAATCTGGGAAGATGTATCCAGTGTATTTTGTCTTCGAAATACGGAACAAACACAAATGCTAATATACACGTGCATACTTATCCATGTGAAAACCGTCTATACTCTAGCTCTATGAGCATGTTCGAGAAACCTCCAAAATTCATCGTAATTTCAGACAGTCAAATCACGTACATTCTTTTCTAGACAGTCAAACCGGATGCATTTAATTTTCAGAACGAGACCCCGGAGTCAAGGCTGCCGCATTGCTGACTGTGCAATCTAGTAACGCAAAGAGAAGGCGCTCTCAAACCTAAAAGTTCATCCACTCATTTTATCCATTTCTCAAGTTCTATCAAATATTCAAATCCACTGCCACAATCAAACAATGAGAGTTGTACTGTATTTATGCTTGCTGATGTACATGCACCACAGATTACAGATTTTTAAATATAATGTGACTCAAAAAACTGATGAAGTGACTAAGCATGTTGATTATGTTGAAGTTTCTTTACAATCGACGGATACGCCAAAAACTTCACGTTGATATGGTATCGATGGTCGGTAAATTAAAACTTAAAACCTCGTGCTTGCTGCGATGCAGGATATATATgtcattattttatttgataattgatatatatatatgatatcttTACTTAAATACATTATATTGGAAGTTTTCTAAATGGGTGATTAGAGATTCATGAGTCAGTACTTACAACAGTTTGGTGTGGTTCACGTACTAATCATTTTAGTGCTATCGGGAAGTAAAGTGAAATAACATGAATGAGCTAGCTAATTCCTTGCCAAATCTTCGATGTGTTAAATGAACAACCAAATTAACTAATGAGCCCGTATGACACGAGAGGAATAATCATCAGATACACCTAGTGGGAAACAAATGTAGAATTAcagatgataaaaaaaaagaaacagtgaCTACCAACGAGGCATATGCACAGATGACAGATGCTTAATTAGAATCAAAGTAAAAGAATAACAATCAAGATTTATGAAATTTGCTTAGGATTAATAATAAGCTGTCCGAGGAGATAAGAATTGGTAATGTAGGCAGATTGGCACCAAATTTGGGCTCCTTTGCCCGTGGGAAAGAAAAATATGGCACTAATTCAAGAGATACGTGAATTGATACTCTTTCATGTGTACAAATGCTTAATTACTATAGGACTAAAATAGCACTGATCAAGATTTTATGAATTTTGCGAATGATTTCTAGTTGTGAGTGTGCCAGTGATAAAGTCTACTACGAGATAAAAAAGAATGATATTGCAGATAGTGAGCTAGGTAAATTGGCAAAAGTTCTTGCTATTCAAGGTtgatatttgttatttttatttctactcTATAAGTCGAAGTTTAATTTACATGTTTTTAATagtatatcatatattgatttatattttcacttttctttaaaaataatgaataacTTTTATCATTCATGATGTATGTCCTCTcaagtgacaaaaaaaaactattagtaCTTTCTACTTTCGAAGGTTGGCTCTCTATGTGCCTCATTTTGCATCTCTATCCGTTTCCCTTAAGCGCGATTCGGCGATTGTTGCATAGATTTTTACCCTTTTAAGGTGGTTTTTACCCCTTTTTCTTTCAATGGAAGTTCTATAAGGAAATATGGTCATCTACCTCCATCCATAAAcataaaggatttttttttcgaaaattacacagtacaacgcagatactAACAACGAATATGTTAgggaaaaaataattacaaCAAACATCACTTAAGCTGCCATTCAATCCCTCAACCTTTCACATTTTACACTTCAAGTCCTGTTAAATATGTCAAAAGTATAACTAAGGTAATGTCTTATATCGCTAGTACTTTGATGTTTGATAAAATTGGCATAATCCCTTATTCTTCAGTCCTGTTAAATAGTATGTCAAAATTTCACTTTTACATGAGcaaatatttatctttttttacaaGGAATAtcaattcttctttttttccccacaTGTTTTTGTCAATAATAAGAGACATGAAGTAAGCTCTCGGATTATCCGAGTCGGATAGCATATTAGCATCCTGTAAATTTCCATAGAAAATCATACGTAGTAATACTTCGTAAATCCGTATCCTACACGGTCAAGAACTTCAAGTTCGCCATGAACTCGGCTGATCCATGAGACCATGAATAATTCATCCGCACCATAAATCCGGAACGCGTGCGCTGCGTGGCATACGCAGGTGTTCGACCAAGAAAAAaccgcagcagccgccgcccgccatggctgccacggcggcggagaccgccgccgccgccaccgccaccgccggcggctgcAGGGTcgtgcggtggcggcgctggacGTTCGCCAGCCTGGGCGCGCTGCTGTCCAACCTCGGCCCGGTGTGGTTCCTCAtcgcgccgctgctcgccgcgtacgcgccgcggcggctgctccTGACCTACTTCAacctcgtcctccgccgccgggcgcgccgcctgctcgccgccgtcgacccctaCGTCACCGTCGACATCCCCgaccccggcgccgccgacgcgcacCAGCAGTACTACCACCACCGCTCCAGgctcggcggccgccgcgccggcgacaaCGCGTACGAGGAGGTGAAGGCGTACCTGAGCGCCGCGTGCTCGTCGGAGGCCCGCGAGCTccgcgccgaggccgcggcggagggccgcggcctcgtcgtcagCATGCGCGACGGGCAGGACGTCGCCGACGAGTTCCGCGGCGCCACCATGTGGTGGTCGTCGGTGGACGAGGAGcagcagggcggcggcgcgcggcggcgcagccaGCGGCTCACGTTCCACCAGCTCCACCGGCGGCTCGTCGTCGACGAGTACCTCCCccacgtccgccgccgcggccgcgagcTCCTCTTccacaaccgccgccgccgcctctacaCCAACAACAAGAGCCTCAGCTACAGCAGCGTCTACCACAAGGCGTGGAGCTACGTCAACTTCGACCACCCGACCACGTTCGAGACGCTGGCCATGGAGCCGGCCAAGAAGGCGGCGATCATGGACGACCTCGACGCGTTCCGGCGAAGCGGGGAGTTCTACCGCCGCGCCGGCAAGCCGTGGAAGAGGGGGTACCTCCTGCACGGCCCGCCCGGCACCGGCAAGTCCACCATGATCGCCTCCATGGCCAACTACCTCGACTACGACATCTACGACGTCGAGCTCACCATGGTGAGCGACAACAACGACCTCCGCAAGCTGCTGATCGAGACGACGAGCAAGTCCATCGTCGTCATCGAGGACATCGACTGCTCCCTCGACCTCACCGGAGACCGCGCCACGCGGCGTCCCGGCGagatccgcggcggcggcagcatggTCACCCTCTCCGGCCTGCTCAACTTCAT
The window above is part of the Oryza sativa Japonica Group chromosome 7, ASM3414082v1 genome. Proteins encoded here:
- the LOC136351074 gene encoding AAA-ATPase At3g28610-like, which codes for MAATSAVTTTTGARWRSWAFANMGTLLAHFGSLSFFLGPLLAAYAPRRLLLTYFNLFLRRRARRLLNAVDPYITVDISECPAAARYYSRYDPVDARDTTYDEAKAYLSATCSSEARELHAEGAEEGDGLVISMRDGQDVADEFGGATMWWSSVAAEQQAAPPPPQGAAERRCLRLTFHMRHRRLVVDEYLPHVRREGREVLFSSRRRRLYTNNKMSEYASYSDEKAWSYVDFDHPTTFETLAMEPAKKKAIMDDLDAFRRSREFYRRTGKPWKRGYLLHGPPGTGKSTMVAAMANYLDYDIYDVELTVVGNNNNLRKLLIETTSKSIIVIEDIDCSLDITGDRAARRSRPPPSYRDGHDRRSSDVTLSGLLNFIDGLWSACGGERIVVFTTNHLDKLDPALIRRGRMDMHIEMSYCGFEAFKTLAKNYLDVDAHHLFDAVEELLRDVNLTPADVAECLMTARRSGSDDTSCLEICVDELKKRAEERAKEEAEAKAREEAEAKAMAEFEEKAKEKALAKAKAVVDAAAAAAAAAATTATAKPNATKEEEEEEEEEEEEEEEDSQEESSADTGQFTE
- the LOC4342630 gene encoding AAA-ATPase At3g28610, giving the protein MAATAAETAAAATATAGGCRVVRWRRWTFASLGALLSNLGPVWFLIAPLLAAYAPRRLLLTYFNLVLRRRARRLLAAVDPYVTVDIPDPGAADAHQQYYHHRSRLGGRRAGDNAYEEVKAYLSAACSSEARELRAEAAAEGRGLVVSMRDGQDVADEFRGATMWWSSVDEEQQGGGARRRSQRLTFHQLHRRLVVDEYLPHVRRRGRELLFHNRRRRLYTNNKSLSYSSVYHKAWSYVNFDHPTTFETLAMEPAKKAAIMDDLDAFRRSGEFYRRAGKPWKRGYLLHGPPGTGKSTMIASMANYLDYDIYDVELTMVSDNNDLRKLLIETTSKSIVVIEDIDCSLDLTGDRATRRPGEIRGGGSMVTLSGLLNFIDGLWSASGGERVVVFTTNHVEKLDPALIRRGRMDMHIEMSYCRAAAFRTLAKNYLDVDAHHLFDAVDDILDKEDITPADVAECLMAAKRSSDSDVTSSLEFLVDELNKRAMENAKAVAEAKARAEAEAEAKAMADDDSEEDDDHYSDDYTDDDDYDDD